The DNA region TTACGTGGTTTTAGAAATAATGATGATGCCGCAATGAGCATAGCAATAGCGAAAAAAACACCTGGTCAATAGAAACCTGTTGAAAATATCAACCTTGACAAATTTCAATCTATgttaattattgaaaatttcttaCATTCGTATTTGCGACCCTGTGGTCAAAAACTAATCTTAATAAATAGGCTCTTTAAAATGGTGATGACACgttgtaatatttatttaaatgagaCTGAAACTGTGagatatttttaacatatttccTAGAAATTCTTATTACACGAATATCCCTATTTTACATAGCTGATAATAACACAATGTGATAACACCAGGAAAAATTGATATCATAAAGTATGTGTTTCCTGGTAACGAGGGTTGGAAATAACTAGTCGAGATAATAATAAATCAACCGGTACTAAATATTTAAGATTAGATTACATTTATGGACATAATTGGTCAATCATAAAAAATACGAGAAGATTCGATTATATATCTCGCTCTGTTGTTGACACTTAATTGCCAATTACACCTATCGTACCTAGATTTCATATATCTATTATGAACATTTGTTGACGTCAATGTGATGATAaaataaactataattatgaaattataacTCAAGGTCATCATTTTTAAATCTACCAGAATGGCATAGTACCATATTGACCGAATCAAAGGTTCATGAAAAACGTATTACAAAAAGATAGGTGGCCTTAGGACACCACCTTGAAATTGAGCATTGTGAGTTCACAAACAAAATACCAAGCATTAATATTATGTGACGGCACAATAGTGATAGTGACttggtgtttctaaaaataaatacacCAGGTCGATATGCGAAATATCGATCTCCAAGTGACAATGTTTCTGGTCAATGAGAATCGTGGCAAATTGAAGCACATCCATAGTAATGTATCCCATCTCTGGCAAATTACTTTTGATTGGTCAAGTAGGTCATGACATCTTTTTTCATTGGATAGCTACCCTACCGACATAATGTTAGTTGTAATGTGGAAGACATCTCAGATGTATTGTGTTTATAGGACAAGTAGatatgtttaaaagattttatttgtttgtttgtatagtTACGAGATGAAGAAGTAATGAAACTTTACAGACGCCGAGAACAGAACAGGCGATCGTCTGTTCGCTGTCGACAGAAACGGAAAGAATACGGCAATCAATTAGAAAAGGTTTGTAGTCTTCTTAGCAAATCTAAGCATAGTTTCCTAAATGCATAGTTGCGTATACATTGCGTATgataatacatgtttaatttaaaattaaaaaaaacaaattttcgaTTGTTTTACCCTAACTGTAGAAGAATCTTGAATAACCTAAATGATATGCCCTTAAGGCAGTGGAGATAAGAAAATAcacatattattgttttttgtttttcagtCCATATCTGAGCTGGAAGAGAAACATCATTCCTTACAAGTGGACATCAAAAGTTTGAACGATGAAAAGAAACATCTTGAAAAGCTTttgaaaatgcattttaaacACTGTAGTTGCAAAGATAGTAGacagaaacaaaatataatgatacaGAATACTGTTGTCAAAATGCAAAACAATGTCAACGACCTAGGTATCCCACAACCAGCCCCTCACAAAACACGAAACAGAGTGATTACAGTCCCCCAGCGTCTGATGACGTCGAAGTGTACTCCTATGACGTCACATAGTAGACAAGTCAACATGATCTCCTTGCTAAGTGTGCACTAATTATCaaggaaacattttttttttacattttttttaaattcgtGGTGATGTGTTACACGGTAGTATATTGCAGCATTAAGGAATTATACTATGCAGATAGATAAGTCATTTAAGTATATTTAACACATTATTAACTATCattgtattgatatataacacggataaataaaaaaaaagtttactgAGGTACTGAGGTTTATTAAGGTTTGTATCGCCTTTTAATTGTTGCGAATACATTTCAACTGAACTTGTacacattttgtaaatatctgTTTGCTGTTTGTTTAATGTTATCATGTTAAATGCCATTCTTTATGTAATATTCGGTTTTTGAGGGAATAAAGAGAATAATAGATAGGACTGACTTTATTTATTCCAAAACAAATTGCCAGTTTATAGCAAAACAAGGAACAGAAACCGAATAATATCGGTCatagaaacaaaaaacaaaagtgTGGAATGTTGATTAATATCGGAGAACAGCTaattatatcacaaggtaactTCTAATGTAcctttgttttattgttaaaaattaaaataacagtCAAGGCATTATGTGATATCGAGCTCTGGAAAGTACCAGTGCGTCCCATTGTCTTTGTATTGTTAACGTGGTGAAATTTAAACACTTACGTctctttaaatgtttttgtatgAACAGGTTTGGGTGGATCACTGAAGATCCATTTGTTTCATAAATAGGATCTTAAATTagagttcatttcatatgagaaaTTATGAGTTTAAgatgtttttatcttaaaaattaAACTTCTAGACGAGTTTAAACCTCGTCCCAGGTGTACGGATCCCATGAAATGAACAACAAAGATTTGTAATAAATTCAACCTCACATCTTATCAAATCATATTATAGTGAATAAGAATACGATCagttaattttacaaacaatAGAGTACATTAAAACGTTACAACTGAACTGTTCGTCACTGGTCGGGGCTTTCCCTAAGAATGTTCGAGATTACGTCATCCTCATTCAGGGTACCTGATTAGGGCAGAGTTCGAGGCTCTTCTCGGGGCTACGCGGGGCAACCGTAAGAAGACGAATTTTAAATTATAGAATAGATTAATAATAGAATGTTCACTATATCAAAACATCGGTTTAACTAACGTGCATAGTGCcgttgaataataataaaaaaaattagataaatatcagattatctaTAATTCCGTAGTCAtgagattctatttatcacacaacttttaataatagaaattaaaaaaatttgtcTCTATATAAAGCAGTAGAAATCCGGttcggatgtgacgtttccgtctactgagacaatcatgcgacatCATGCGATCTTTAgtaatttgcctctgtccagtttgcattcatat from Argopecten irradians isolate NY chromosome 5, Ai_NY, whole genome shotgun sequence includes:
- the LOC138323431 gene encoding cyclic AMP-dependent transcription factor ATF-3-like, translating into MANTPIMDIDTEVLDEIDDDNLVKAIEESRRYQSPMPLIKQELRYTILVRRFSSGKDERIEEEEKSIPEYKLRDEEVMKLYRRREQNRRSSVRCRQKRKEYGNQLEKSISELEEKHHSLQVDIKSLNDEKKHLEKLLKMHFKHCSCKDSRQKQNIMIQNTVVKMQNNVNDLGIPQPAPHKTRNRVITVPQRLMTSKCTPMTSHSRQVNMISLLSVH